The following proteins are encoded in a genomic region of Bradyrhizobium sp. SK17:
- a CDS encoding response regulator transcription factor, with translation MMGFLIIDDHPLFGEALGNAIRISHPDARIYEATSIKGALGILASEPNIDLALLDLLLPDVVGFSGFQKIRDRYPRLPIAIVSSEEDKHTIREALQMGAAGYLPKSTSLGELSQAIARVLSGSVSAPRDFVAVGALDQSETARTLRERIQKLTPQQIRVLHLIIRGLQNREIASELKLAESTVKAHVTEILRKLKLFSRNKAIIELGKIPLPVAEACTGAKAEKAP, from the coding sequence ATGATGGGGTTCCTGATCATCGACGATCATCCCCTGTTCGGAGAGGCGCTTGGCAACGCCATCCGCATCTCGCATCCCGATGCCCGGATCTACGAGGCGACCTCGATCAAGGGCGCGCTCGGCATCCTCGCCAGCGAGCCGAATATCGACCTGGCGCTGCTCGACCTGCTGCTGCCCGACGTGGTCGGATTCTCCGGCTTCCAGAAGATCCGGGATCGCTATCCGCGGCTGCCGATCGCGATCGTCTCCAGCGAGGAAGACAAGCACACGATCCGCGAGGCGCTGCAAATGGGGGCGGCCGGCTACCTGCCGAAATCGACCTCGCTCGGCGAGCTCTCGCAGGCGATCGCGCGCGTGCTGAGCGGATCGGTCTCGGCGCCGCGGGACTTCGTCGCGGTCGGTGCGCTGGATCAGTCGGAGACGGCGCGGACGCTGCGCGAACGGATCCAGAAGCTGACGCCGCAGCAGATCCGGGTGCTTCATCTGATCATTCGCGGCTTGCAGAACCGCGAGATCGCTTCGGAACTCAAGCTCGCCGAATCGACGGTGAAAGCGCATGTCACCGAGATTCTGCGCAAGCTCAAGCTGTTCAGCCGCAACAAGGCGATCATCGAGCTCGGCAAGATTCCGCTGCCGGTCGCTGAAGCCTGCACCGGCGCGAAGGCCGAGAAGGCGCCCTAG
- a CDS encoding response regulator transcription factor yields MAVISDPREDGAALTTTVPLVDDPPLGKVGVPRLLIVEDHPLFRAALIGVIGTEFPDAEVLQATSIDGALDVIASRDGLDLILLDLSMPGTTGLLGAYRVRAAAPRSALVIVSAHDDPRIVGGAISLGISGYIPKSTPKVELARLLRGILEGAVCLPTRFRDTAAARKSQAETRELVQQLGQFTAQQLRVLDMICHGLQNKHIAYQLAISVTTVKVHVSEILRKLGVRSRTEAIIALSKLDFGKHDHAPVTAPRSSHGIES; encoded by the coding sequence ATGGCTGTCATCAGCGATCCGAGGGAGGACGGCGCAGCATTGACCACGACCGTGCCCCTTGTGGACGATCCACCGCTCGGCAAGGTGGGTGTACCTCGGCTGCTGATCGTCGAGGATCACCCGCTGTTCCGCGCTGCCCTGATCGGCGTGATCGGGACCGAGTTTCCCGATGCCGAGGTGTTGCAGGCGACCTCGATCGACGGCGCGCTGGACGTGATCGCGAGCCGCGATGGCCTCGATCTGATCCTGCTCGATTTGTCGATGCCCGGCACCACGGGCCTGCTCGGCGCCTACCGGGTGCGTGCCGCCGCGCCGCGCAGCGCGCTGGTGATCGTGTCGGCGCATGACGATCCCCGGATCGTCGGCGGCGCGATCTCGCTCGGCATTTCCGGCTACATCCCGAAGTCGACGCCGAAGGTCGAGCTGGCGCGGCTGCTGCGCGGCATCCTCGAAGGCGCGGTGTGCCTGCCGACGCGCTTCCGCGACACCGCTGCTGCGCGAAAGAGCCAGGCCGAGACACGGGAGCTGGTGCAGCAACTCGGCCAGTTCACCGCGCAACAGCTTCGCGTGCTCGATATGATCTGCCACGGATTGCAGAACAAGCACATCGCCTATCAACTCGCGATCTCCGTCACCACCGTGAAGGTGCACGTCTCGGAGATCCTGCGAAAGCTCGGCGTGCGCAGCCGGACCGAGGCCATCATCGCGCTGTCGAAACTCGATTTCGGCAAGCACGACCACGCGCCGGTGACGGCGCCGCGATCGTCGCACGGGATCGAATCATAG
- a CDS encoding ATP-binding protein, protein MTDSKTSRIVALEREAEKLRKINAALMSRVERSTDQQLNAFSLFETAIALDQQVRDRTKQLKQALQSLEKTNGRLLQAKQQAEAASSLKSSVLVSVTHDLLQPLNAARLTLSALTEMAAEPKSGALTDQIDRSLATLEDMLRTLLDISKLDAGVLRPEFGPVAIASLFEPLEQEFAATAAKRNLDFRIMPSSAVVRSDPLMLRRILQNLLANALRYTQRGTVLMGCRAKGDDICIEVHDTGPGIPETQREAIFVEFQRGDAGAGDKAGIGLGLSIVRRFADLLGHNIKLGSRAGKGSVFSVTVPRTLDPVAIPVREQASVDYRYGGMEGAKILLIENDLSSAEGLAHLLEKWGCDVAVTISKTEALERIHALDGIPDAIIADLHLDNGETGIQAVDVIRGQINAKVPAIIVTADYSAKAASDVSAFGHELLKKPIKPAEMRSLLSFLLAAEQSGVGL, encoded by the coding sequence ATGACCGACAGCAAGACCAGCCGCATCGTGGCGCTCGAACGCGAGGCCGAGAAGCTGCGCAAGATCAACGCAGCGCTGATGTCGCGCGTCGAACGCTCGACCGATCAGCAGCTCAACGCCTTCTCGCTGTTCGAGACCGCGATCGCGCTCGATCAGCAGGTTCGCGACCGCACCAAGCAGCTCAAGCAGGCGCTGCAATCGCTGGAAAAGACCAACGGACGCCTGTTGCAGGCCAAGCAGCAGGCCGAAGCGGCGAGCTCGCTGAAATCGTCCGTGCTGGTGTCGGTGACCCACGATCTGTTGCAGCCGCTGAATGCGGCGCGGCTGACGCTGTCCGCGCTGACCGAGATGGCCGCCGAGCCCAAGAGCGGCGCGCTGACCGACCAGATCGATCGATCGCTGGCGACGCTCGAGGACATGCTGCGCACGCTGCTCGACATCTCGAAGCTCGATGCGGGCGTGCTCAGGCCCGAGTTCGGGCCGGTCGCGATCGCCTCGCTGTTCGAGCCGCTGGAGCAGGAATTCGCCGCGACCGCCGCCAAGCGCAATCTCGACTTCCGGATCATGCCGTCGTCCGCGGTGGTTCGCTCGGACCCGCTGATGCTGCGCCGGATCCTGCAAAACCTGCTCGCCAACGCGCTGCGTTATACCCAGCGCGGCACCGTGCTGATGGGATGCCGGGCCAAGGGCGACGATATCTGCATCGAGGTGCATGATACCGGGCCGGGCATTCCGGAAACCCAGCGCGAGGCGATCTTCGTCGAGTTTCAGCGCGGCGATGCCGGCGCCGGCGACAAGGCCGGCATCGGCCTCGGCCTTTCGATCGTGCGCCGGTTCGCCGATCTGCTCGGCCACAACATCAAGCTCGGTTCACGCGCCGGCAAGGGCTCGGTGTTCTCGGTCACGGTGCCGCGGACCCTGGATCCGGTCGCGATCCCGGTACGCGAACAGGCCAGTGTCGACTATCGCTATGGCGGCATGGAAGGCGCCAAGATCCTGCTGATCGAGAACGACCTGTCGAGCGCCGAGGGCCTAGCCCATCTGCTGGAGAAATGGGGCTGCGACGTCGCGGTGACGATCTCCAAGACCGAGGCGCTCGAACGCATCCACGCGCTCGACGGCATTCCCGATGCCATCATCGCCGACCTGCATCTCGACAATGGCGAGACCGGCATCCAGGCCGTCGACGTGATCCGCGGCCAGATCAACGCCAAGGTTCCGGCGATCATCGTCACCGCCGACTACTCGGCCAAGGCGGCCTCCGACGTGTCGGCCTTCGGCCACGAATTGCTGAAGAAGCCGATCAAGCCCGCCGAGATGCGCTCGCTGCTGTCGTTCCTGCTCGCTGCCGAGCAGTCTGGCGTGGGACTATGA
- a CDS encoding FIST N-terminal domain-containing protein, whose translation MAEQHGSATDSIVVVQAKTNGPRQAADEIARQLASADLAMLVVFVSPFYDPQTFIAELSSRMPDVPIFGCTTAGELSPGGWDEDSVVAMGFNAADFVIAARPLFDLATFRVDHGRSMCTELQNEFAQRTEHCDHTDESFGLLFIDGMCQREETIMSAIYASLGDIPVVGGSAGDGLRFEKSWVFYGGEAFSDAAVLILIRTRLPFRLFKCDHFEPTSTKMVVTEADIEHRIVKELNAEPAALEYSRAVGLSESNLELFSFAAHPVLVRVGGAYYARSIQRTNPDGSLQFFCAIDEGMVLTVARERDPIDVTSRLLKELSDDLGEVSMFIGFECVLRRLDVEQRQLSREMSELYRRNKVIGFQTYGEQYRSMHVNQTLTGIAIGKRAVAPQ comes from the coding sequence GTGGCGGAGCAGCACGGCAGCGCCACCGACAGCATTGTGGTGGTGCAGGCAAAGACCAACGGGCCGCGGCAAGCCGCGGACGAGATCGCGCGCCAATTGGCGTCGGCCGATCTCGCGATGCTCGTGGTGTTCGTGTCGCCGTTCTACGACCCCCAGACATTCATTGCCGAACTGTCCTCCCGGATGCCCGACGTGCCGATCTTCGGCTGCACCACGGCCGGTGAGCTGTCGCCCGGCGGCTGGGACGAGGACAGTGTCGTGGCGATGGGCTTCAACGCGGCCGACTTCGTCATCGCGGCACGGCCGCTGTTCGACCTCGCGACCTTCCGGGTCGATCATGGCCGCTCGATGTGCACCGAGTTGCAAAACGAATTCGCCCAACGAACCGAGCATTGCGATCACACCGACGAATCCTTCGGACTGCTCTTCATCGACGGCATGTGCCAGCGGGAAGAGACCATCATGTCGGCGATCTATGCGTCGCTCGGCGACATCCCGGTGGTCGGCGGTTCAGCCGGCGACGGCCTGCGCTTCGAGAAGTCCTGGGTGTTCTACGGCGGCGAGGCCTTTAGCGATGCCGCGGTCTTGATCCTGATCCGCACCCGGCTGCCGTTCCGCCTGTTCAAGTGCGACCATTTCGAACCGACCTCGACCAAGATGGTGGTGACCGAGGCCGACATCGAGCACCGCATCGTCAAGGAGTTGAATGCCGAGCCGGCCGCGCTGGAATATTCCCGCGCCGTCGGCCTCAGCGAGAGCAATCTCGAACTGTTCTCCTTTGCCGCGCATCCGGTGCTGGTCCGGGTCGGCGGCGCCTATTATGCGCGGTCGATCCAGCGCACCAACCCGGACGGATCGCTGCAATTCTTCTGCGCGATCGACGAGGGCATGGTGCTGACGGTGGCGCGCGAGCGCGATCCGATCGACGTCACGAGCCGCCTGCTCAAGGAATTGAGCGACGATCTCGGCGAGGTCTCGATGTTCATCGGCTTCGAATGCGTGCTGCGCCGGCTCGACGTCGAGCAACGCCAGCTGTCGCGGGAAATGTCGGAACTCTATCGCCGCAACAAAGTGATTGGCTTTCAGACCTATGGCGAGCAGTATCGCTCCATGCACGTCAACCAGACGCTGACCGGCATCGCCATCGGCAAGCGGGCTGTCGCGCCGCAATGA